The genomic segment attataaaattttataaatttgaaagcttttatatttcaaatgcactttttgctgttttttttttcttgtaaagTCATAACTACAAAAATACCACATAACAAAGTTGTTAAATTCTAAACAATTTCTTTAtccattttttaaatattaacgaCAACTCTATGCGGATATTTGGTTTTGTGCTTAACTAACAGATTGTCTATTGTTATGGTTTTTGTATTGAATTTACCTTCTAAAATTGTCCCAATAGTTATTGGCGCGATTGCCAGGTGGTACTTGATTATTCAATGTACTTCCCGATACATTGCTATggtgatgttgttgctgttgatttTGGGTTCGTAGATTTGCATTGTTCTGATGAATTGAATTGTTGTGGTGATGCATAAATATCGGTGCCGGACCATTGCCACCAACCACAGGGGATGGAGGTGCAGGTATTTCATTGTTAAACAGAGTCGTTGGAGCCGATTGTGGTGGAACAGCGGCGTTGTTTAATGTTGAGTACATGCTAGCGGTTGCGGTCGATGAGGAGTTGTGTTGCTGAGTTTCTGCGCTAAAGTTATAGCCACCTGGAACTTgagcctgttgttgttgttgggatACTCTACGATaaacatgttgttgttgctgataaTTTCCAAAACCGCCACTTCTTTGATGTGTTCCACCAGCTGGCAAATATAGTGCTGGTTGTTCCGATTGAGCTCGATTGATGGTCATGTACAAATTGTTGGGCAATGCATGAGTTGGCGGTATGCCACCTAAACTTGGTGGtggaaccgattcggacctcaGGGCATAGCCCATATCTGAATTGTTGACATTGGGTATACCACCCAAGGATATAATTCTTTCTTGCAGTATGTGTATGGTTTGATTCAGATTATCAATTTCCCGTTGTTGATGCCACAACATTTGATTGCACTGACACACAGAGTTGATGAGCATTTGTTGAGTTTGTATAAATTGTTGTAGCATAGGATCTGTAGTTGTGGTCATACCATTATTAGTAACTGCACTTGTAGCTGTTGAAGAAGATGTGGCTGCACCTAGGTTATTGTTCGCAGTACAAATACATTCGTTGTTACTCAATGTGGCTGTATTAGCAGAAACTTGCTGGGCCGAAATGCCATATGCCGTCTGAGGAGGGGGAGGAGGCGGCGGAACACCTGCAGCATAGTAATATGGGTTCCAGGCAGCTGGTAAAGGTGGTGGTATTGGACCCGCTGTATTATGAAAttaagtttaaatttaaaaaaggtGCACAATTAACTTATTCAAAATTTACTTACGAAAGTTAATGCCCATTGCCGACATGGGTGGGGGTATGGAAAATGATCTTGAGCTGCCAGATTGCAAACTAGCTGCCTCCAATGATGCACCATCGTGAGCTGATGAACTCGCTGCCTGTGCTATATGTGTTCCGGTATTAGAAGAAACTCCAGTCGAGTTCAGTGAATCCTTGCCAGTTCTTGCATTGTTGCTGCTACTTTCATTATTTCTCATAGTTGCTGGTGTTGAAGTTGGTACAAATTTTGAGCTCTCTGCATAATCTGATTCTATATTATCTTCTTCGGCTTCGTCATCGGCTTCGGACACAACGTCCTGACGATTACGCGTAGCTGGCGCATTTGATGGTGCTTCTTCTTGCTCCAAGCGCTTACATATAACttcaaattccttttttttacgCTCGTATTCTTCCTTGAGCTGATCGCGTTCGTGTTGTGTTCTAAGATGCTCCTCCCAACGTTCTTCGTGTGTCCTTGAGACTGGTGTTGGTGTTAGACTGTTACGTTTTAAAGCCTCATCGCCCATTTGTACTGCTGCAGCCGCTTGGCTCTTGCGTCTTTCTATCTCATCTTTAAGTTGTTGAATTCGATCTTTTTCAGCTTGCAGAGATTTTGCTTGTGCTCTTAGATCTGAAGTGACCTCATTAAGCATGCGAACTTTACGAGTTATAAATTCTTCATTGCCATTATCGTCGCTGTAGCGAGCTGCTACAGGCGTGCGTTCACGATCATAAGTTATAGGAACTTCTCGTGCGGCAGCACGTTCCGTATCCTTTGCATTATGAGCTTCGATTAGCTGAACAGTTTCCATCATATCTTTGAGACGTTTCAATTGGGCTTTCATTGCCTCAACATCTGCCATTTTTTGCTGTATTAAATTTGCCGTCTCTTTGCGTTCATCGTCATCCACATCGGTTTCGGTCTCAGAATGCTCATTGCCATTCATCTGAGGGTGACGGGGACGTTGAGCTTGTTGCAAAAGTTCTATGGGGACATTTCTGGTAAACTCTACAGGAACTTCACGTTCAGTGTTTGAcggtttttttgcttttgtttgtgATCCAGTGTGTTCCTGATCATTTTCCTCAATGTCTTTTTCTTGTTCgaattgccgttgtctagcctCTTTGGCGCTTTCCTCGGCCGACTGGTTAACCTGCTGTAGCTCAGAAACCAAGTTACGCATTTCATCCCTCTGGTTGCGTAAGGCCTCCAGTTTTCTATGCAGAGCCTCTTGTTCAGCTAAAATTTCTGGACCATCCTCACCCAATAAATTTGACAGCTCATTTTGATTTTGTATGAAAGCCGTGAGATTTTTCATGCGTCCCACCAAAGTGGCCATATCACTATGAACTTGACCTATGGTTTGATATTCAGGTGTACCGTCGCCACCATCAGCCCCTCTTTGAGAGCCTGAAGGAAAGCTTAGAACTCCAGCTTGTTGCTTTAGTTTCTCCATATCGGTCAGATGTTGTTTGGCGGCATTTTGCAATTTCAGCaactgctgttgttgttcttgcaAATTCTGAATATTACGATTGGAAGCTTCCAAACGTTGTTGCAGCTCTTCATATGAGGGATTTGTATCGGGCGTGGGTGTCTCAATGTTGCTATGCAACGATTGTATGGATTGAGCACGATCACTCATGCGATCACTTTGAGGAACATCTTCTAGGCTGGTAGAATTGACCACAATTTCATTGTGGTTTGAGCTGCTGGGATTTATCTCATGCACCATATTTGGAGTTTTTAACGACTGACAAATCAGGGAAAGCTAAAGTTATAATTTGATTATGccttttattgtaattttaactaacctttttttgttgttgcgctGTTGGCAAAGAGTTATCCAAATTATTTTTCGGTTGATTGTTATTCAAGGTCTGAAAGCGTTGAGCTAATTGTGTGATTTCGTTGGTATTATGATTTAATATTGTAGTAGCCAAGGAGGCTGATGACGACGTCTGTATAGCAGGCAACAAACTAGTTGTTAAATTCAAAAATGGACTAGTTTGAGAGTTTTCAAATAGTTGTCTAAGCCTTTGTAGCACTAATAGTTGAATTTGTTGTTCAAATTGTGGTCCCAAGGCTGCTGGATTATCGTTCACCTGACCGTTTGCAGTGTTTATGACACCTCCGCCTCCTTGATTTTGTTGGTTTTGATTGATGGGTTGCACTGTGGTTATAGCTGATGCAGCGTTATGTATGTTTGATGGCAAGCCTGGAGTAGTCGGAATAACTACACCAATAGTGGTATTTAGATTTGAATTGAGAGCTGATGCGTTTAGAAAATCGTTCTGCGATTGTTGATTTGGATGCTGTTGTGGTTGACTACGTCTTGGTATTGGACGTACTGGATAGCAAAACCTTTGTTGGTTTTCTTgtgaattttctataaaaagaaatGAAGGAAAATCATTATAAAATGCATTCGTATTGTAcatttatatataaacaaatcgATTTTACGTCATAAGTCTTTTGAATTAGCTAATGGCGTTTTAAGGCAAACACTAGACAGGGAACCTTCAATGAATTTTGCCAAAAGCGAGGGGTATGCACTGTTTTGGTTATTAACGTCATGTGGGCTTTAATAAACATTACGTGTTGTATTCAAATTCGTTTCCATTTATATGTTGGTGGCAAATGGTTGAAGTTTGTTTGATTTGGTCAAACGCATGGTACTTATGGTGCGTACACCCGATCGTTGGGCAAATGAGTACCTCTTGTTGTactttttggttgttgttgtaaccacattttcatgtggaggtgacgatcctcgtcaagctcctgtagttgAGCAAACCCGTTCCGgtacaaaggaccgatcgccgagggaacagagtggccatatcgagcatcaaatgcactcagtatttgtgcaagcgccggtgccacccgacctctcattgagactctccgctcgatgccgctgattgtgcgcgactgccgttacagctactccatatggagcattccgctATCTACATTTtgcggacgcgcccggtagctcgcagctaagcttctcgtgacagcaaaaaACACCACACATTTCGGACCTccaagttccagcttgtgtggtgcacacAGCTATGCCGCGACGGGGTATCTTTTGGTGGTCCGCATACGTAACCTCTGCAGtaataatttatttgttttttattaaactttatCCGGTTGAGGATCTTTGTTCTGGCACTTGACTTCCAGCACATCCATATTATTCCCCATCAATGCAGAAATTGTTTTTAACTTACACTACAGATCCAGAGAATGTTCTATTATTCCTTATTCAGCTGATGGCAGAGAATAAAATAAGATGGTTTTCGGCTCAACATACCCTGGGGGCATTTTCCCAATAATTCCAAaacaaaaaggtatttaaattgaaattgaagGTATTGGGGAATGATTAAGATATGGCCACCGGGTTGCACAGGTAGGTGAACAAGTCCGTTTACATTCAAGTTCTGACGAAAACTGCCATTAGACGATAAGACATGCCATATGCAATTTCAAAAACACCAACTCTGATAGTTGTGCACATCGTGGGAtacgtacgaaaaatttaatatgaggAGTGGTACGaaaaacaatttaggattttgtaagtagcatggtattcgtaacataaaattttctttttcgaggttacttttttgtttttagagcgcacaagcctattactggcttaggtaatcctatgacagccggttgtacgcaccggattgacccgatggggttcttcatcggcaagggttgtcgcctcagtgtataacacactgcttcaacaacaacaactggcaTAGgtatatgtctatagtggcatgggactgattaatatctgcaccctcttttcaacctaacctaatcttttAAATTTAGGTACAGAAAATGTGTTTGCTTTGTGGTAGCATTTGACTCGTTTCCCAGATCGCGATTTTGTTTGGTACCACCAAACTCAtagttttcttaatattttatgaccatttagccaAGAAAAGTGGATTATAAtgacttttatataaaattgtaACCGCTGTCAAAAGTAGTAGGCTTATCGCCACAAGTTACtcttaagaattttgagaaagttttttgttaaatttttaccgACTTTCTGCCAGCCAATTTTCCATCAAAACATGGCCTTATATGACAGGAAATATTTATCTTAACAAGCTTCATTGGtgtactttacgccaatccaaatttcattaggatgCCTCTttccaaatttataaaaaaaggcAGGGACAGCTAAGGCTATTGACAGCTTTATCagtcagtttttatacccaccaccataggatgggagcatactaatctagtcattccatttgtaacacctcgagatattgatctaggacgctgtaaagtatacatatatttttgatcgtctccacattctggatcgaactagccatgtccgtccgtccgtcacgaaatcggttgaacgcgtaaagctagccgcttgaaattttgcacagatacttaatattgatgtaggttgttttttttgttatagccacattttcatgtagaggtggcgatcctcgtcaagctcctgtatgtgagcaagctcattccggtccaaacgatcgatcgccgcgggaacatgttATAACAACAGTTATGTAaatgcgccaataacccgccttgtcatatccagCATCATACGAACTcggtatttatgcaagagccggtgccgcccggcctctcactgagactctccgctcgataccattGATTGTCCGCggttgccgttgcagctactccgtatggcgtattccactatccgcaacctgtggacggtagctcgcagctaagcatctcgtgacagcaatgaacaccacacaggtcgaacctcaatgttccagcctgtgtggtgctcgcagctattccgtgccgggtcgttggggattgcaaatgggccatatcggttaagtttttgatatagcttccatataaaccgatcttccgatttgactcttaaaccccttgaagccgcaatttttgtcagatttggctgaaatttgcatatactgttctgttataacttttaacaactgtgcctagtacggtcaaaatcggtcgagaacctgatatagctcccgatttgatttcttgagcccctggaagtctcaattttcatcagatgtggcggaaattttgcacttagtgttctgttatgacattcaacaattttgccaagaaaggttcaaatcagccatgaacctgatatagaaaccatataaacctatctaccgttttgactccttgaacccctggaagccgcaatgtttgtccggtttggctagattttgcacatagtgttttgttatgactcccaacaactgtgccaagtacagtccaaaccGGTAATGAacatgatataactcccatataaaccgatctcccgatttgacttattgagccaatacaagccgcgatttttatccgatttggctgaaattttgcatatagaacTGGgccaagtaaagtccaaattggtctataaccagataaagctccaatattttagcagaatccatggtaggtTCCCAAGTTTCAGCCCAGCCGATCTTAGCACATGTTTACTTGTTAACAGCTTATTAAGATGTTCGTGACAAGAttgagaattttaatttttttttaaaaagagtcTAATTTTTGAACCACCGTCTTCGGGGGAGTGTAAAAAATGGATTGattctttttaaataattgaTCTTGAAAAAAATTGACTTTAATATTAAGCATATTCaaacaaatttggcacaaaatttaataaatgcttcttttcaGCCTAAACGACTACATATAGTTTATTGTATTTCTTTGCAAAACAATAgacttacaatttttttttgaaaaataaattagaagtcccatatatatactttgcatgACTAAGAATTTTCCctaaatatatattgtatatatatttagtaaGACACATAcacaagtatttttttttttgtatattcaaATATGCTGTTTGCAGCAATAAAATAAACCACAACGCGAAAATGGGGGAAaaatcctcatcatcatcaacaacaacacacaatttCTAATTATAGATCATTCATTCAAATACTTTTCCGAAAGGTGGTATATTCGAAATAAAAATCTACTTATCCCCCAAAAGTAATGGTACATTAAAATGCAAAGGTTCAACGTcttttgaaaaatgttcttaCATAAAATCAatttaagaaacaaaaattgtcaAATACTTACCTATATCACTGGTAGTTGACCCAAAACTTTGCTGTTGCAGCAATGTTGGGTTGTTGTTGGTAGTGTTTGCTGTTGTAACCACAGTTGTTAGGAGATAATCCTTAAAATAACACAGGAGTATCAAtgagaaaaatatcaaaataataaaggcagaaattttgaaaattatattttatattttattccgTATTCCGGCACAAAAGCAAAAATTCGTTAAACTATTtccaaaaggaagaaaaaatgTTCGACAGCGTTCGATGATGATGTTCGTTTTCGGCCGTATATTCTAGTACTAGCGAGTACATGTgggctaaaatgaaaattttactcaTGGTGCaagattttgtatatatttactTTTCTTTTGGCAATACTTTTTAAAAACATCATAGAAAATGAGATAAAGAGAATGAAAACTAAAAGAGCTAACCAAATTCTTTCAAGAGAATTGGAAAGTTTATTGTTTTCCTTTCTTCAAAAAGATATTTTTGCTAGTGTGGACTTTAGTGAAAATTAACTTCAGACAATGGTTGATGAAAACCATATTTCCTTATATTTTACTTAATAAATTCATAACAAAGGTAAATGTTCTGTAGACTTGGAGCTGCGGAGCTCACACGGTACACCTCAAACAACATGTGggtgttttaatattttgattGTGTTTTTAATTTGGACATTGTGGCACATGCCTTGAAAAATAAAGTTGTCACCATCAACCAATAACCCTCTGTATATTTCCCGCGAACATTTAtccattccattagggaacatgAGGAAAACTTATGTTGTCATTAAAACGTCTTTTTTCCATTTCATAATGGCAAAGAAAGTCTGTCTGGCGCTTTATTTTGATTTTCTGGTTGGCAATAACTCATGAAACTTTGTatacaaacaattttctttaatagtgtttgtgaatgaaaacaaaaacctttTGTTAGTTCTTtaccaatgcaaatgcaaattgtcatgccatgaacattctattttaaatttctccCAATGAATGCGTGCTGTCGGATATcagatttaagctcaatgatcggccATAAAAGGATGTCccttcctttttataaccgagtccgacactgcgacaccactttgtggagatgtttttacatggcatagtaccttacaatgTCGTCAGAAATTTttaaaggggataaccaccgttgacaattttttctgatgttaatggatattataggcggacatgctaacctctgctacACGGTGGTCTCTTAATCTCATATTGCACACAATATATACCCCATAATTCTATATGGCTGTGGTAGCAGTGTGTTTACACTGAGgcggacttcatcgggtcaatccggtacgtacaaccggctgccatgggatagcagtggcggcagcccttgccctCAACCCATAGTCCTTTCTACGCTTATACATGCAAGATAATTTTAAGGGATAATGTCCGAAGGGCAAAGGATGACAGATGATCAATCATTGAGGGCTGTGAACTCTTCAAGATTAAGTCGTCTAATTTAAAAGTTAGGATGTCTATTGCTTGCTGTCgttaccaacaacaacaaaacttatCGTGTTGCACATAAGAGGCCACTGTCTGATTAGCGAACATGCCGATACATAAAAGGTTGTGCGAGGAATCTGTCGAATTTGCTATTGTCCGTtgtttctatataaatcgatattccaatttgacttc from the Stomoxys calcitrans chromosome 1, idStoCalc2.1, whole genome shotgun sequence genome contains:
- the LOC106093576 gene encoding uncharacterized protein LOC106093576, coding for MAPAPTKNANVPNKVPSSNPVINSITTHIPAAAAISNSSANASSGSGGRKQTGTGTIPKSLKSTTSNGQSVACNDVGLVGQQGQKPVLQQPPAVVQQQQLSNRCSPLNIVASIQHQQQQQQQHIRSQQQHKNTEIVAPIRRELKDLNDYLLTTVVTTANTTNNNPTLLQQQSFGSTTSDIENSQENQQRFCYPVRPIPRRSQPQQHPNQQSQNDFLNASALNSNLNTTIGVVIPTTPGLPSNIHNAASAITTVQPINQNQQNQGGGGVINTANGQVNDNPAALGPQFEQQIQLLVLQRLRQLFENSQTSPFLNLTTSLLPAIQTSSSASLATTILNHNTNEITQLAQRFQTLNNNQPKNNLDNSLPTAQQQKKSLKTPNMVHEINPSSSNHNEIVVNSTSLEDVPQSDRMSDRAQSIQSLHSNIETPTPDTNPSYEELQQRLEASNRNIQNLQEQQQQLLKLQNAAKQHLTDMEKLKQQAGVLSFPSGSQRGADGGDGTPEYQTIGQVHSDMATLVGRMKNLTAFIQNQNELSNLLGEDGPEILAEQEALHRKLEALRNQRDEMRNLVSELQQVNQSAEESAKEARQRQFEQEKDIEENDQEHTGSQTKAKKPSNTEREVPVEFTRNVPIELLQQAQRPRHPQMNGNEHSETETDVDDDERKETANLIQQKMADVEAMKAQLKRLKDMMETVQLIEAHNAKDTERAAAREVPITYDRERTPVAARYSDDNGNEEFITRKVRMLNEVTSDLRAQAKSLQAEKDRIQQLKDEIERRKSQAAAAVQMGDEALKRNSLTPTPVSRTHEERWEEHLRTQHERDQLKEEYERKKKEFEVICKRLEQEEAPSNAPATRNRQDVVSEADDEAEEDNIESDYAESSKFVPTSTPATMRNNESSSNNARTGKDSLNSTGVSSNTGTHIAQAASSSAHDGASLEAASLQSGSSRSFSIPPPMSAMGINFPGPIPPPLPAAWNPYYYAAGVPPPPPPPQTAYGISAQQVSANTATLSNNECICTANNNLGAATSSSTATSAVTNNGMTTTTDPMLQQFIQTQQMLINSVCQCNQMLWHQQREIDNLNQTIHILQERIISLGGIPNVNNSDMGYALRSESVPPPSLGGIPPTHALPNNLYMTINRAQSEQPALYLPAGGTHQRSGGFGNYQQQQHVYRRVSQQQQQAQVPGGYNFSAETQQHNSSSTATASMYSTLNNAAVPPQSAPTTLFNNEIPAPPSPVVGGNGPAPIFMHHHNNSIHQNNANLRTQNQQQQHHHSNVSGSTLNNQVPPGNRANNYWDNFRSYSRQNLLSTNSTKSNEEQQHHNQHNQPEAASGFERPQSMQQHHQQAQQQRQQQQAYQPQQQNLNLEDCVNNLNYTVPNNEAASKYLRILQRSRINQQQQQQYQQNTNTTYQHQREFLQQLNWLENNNSNTTSTAPTNNSSDLMYHNYNIQQNNKVGPKPNWRFRNLNEDYNPASRVQAAQSQQPSLPRYQNTLGISRQQTTLAATPTQHFINLPQAPPTPPSHDFLLQVNEDVTGDYNFLNTQDQQQMPLDFSTNPQNLVPAECNEYEEDDTTSEEIKRNLLVNALKNDKFTTKFYESIKEDVFRRLESMLLDKDNLAQSSHADIMPQQLINNINNHSLRKLNLNEQRDQMHQHLQFQQQTSDNASNTQQNISDDSNNTHIDYSTGNGGNDDNEDNENEKPEEDTNWRQNNVNSVGNGATNQQICSSSISTTTTSATAAAAPKNCTKKRKNLRKNPLNSGNGNSLTAGGIAAAAKEEANDITRGACSLAAQQHQKQPHGIKERLNEIKASADSSTAATTNAETGSNISPTVTSQTNRSDLIKYIISRIRNQTHVNTVINDALLVEVAKLTANVAQNAQHLTHNNAAACNYNITNNNISPKKIYTKIKKLTIPKERDEFLYWYQNYLENNLFGIPAEGAKTKPTASAKATNNQTPSHAIICQENGISTLALQVPPPPPDDGDLAEADQNCSSNTSANYHHLEESDASNSVTIGTKSVDVDNLENPPESIMTNQEIAAAPASEGACALVTSSSLSNQMSGDIKATMVDNNASNSEKPDCSEKE